The sequence below is a genomic window from Desulfomonile tiedjei.
ATCTGACTGTCGAGGCTGGCGCCGCACTGTTGTTTGGCTTCATTCATCTGGCTCTGGACGGCTTCCGCTTTTTGCTGCAGGGCCGCCATCTGCACCGAAACGTCCTCTGCATATGCGCTGATGCTTAACGTGACAACGGCGATGGCGACAATCACTGTCAGCACTAGGCTCTTGTTCATCTCCAAACTCCTCTGTCGGGTGATTCGAGGCGCAAGGCCTCAAGGTCGGGTGAGATTTATAGCAGATCCTGAGAAAAATACCAGCAAAATTTAATGATTATAGTAAAAGATTTATTTTATGATTTATGATATTATAATAAACATTGTATAATACTAGATACTGGCGTGGAACAAACGGAGAAGCGGTCGCGGAAATGCCGGGATATTCTGGTGCCTATTCATTTACATGACGACGCATCCGGGAGCGAACAAAGCGGATTTCCCACCGCGGAGATCGTGGTAGCAGATGAGAAAGGGCATCCCGCGTTATCAGAGGGCCGTGCCACTACCCCCCTGCTTTGTCTGCGGTAAAATGGTATTCTGAAACGTCGGAGGGAATTCCATTGGATTGGAAAACCATGATTACCGGACGGATTGTCGCAATCCTTGCGTGCTGTTTGTTGATCTTCACTGCCTGTTCGAGAAAGCAGGAATCAAAACCGCCCCCTCCTGCCATGAGCGTGGGCGTCGTGACCCTGGATCGTGGAAACATTGAACAGACCCTGGACGTGTCCGGAACGCTGACTTATGTTGCAAACACCACGGTGTCGGCCGAGGTCTCGGCTCAGGTGAAGTCAATAGAAGTTTACGACGGCGAGCCTGTAGCATTAGGCCAATTGTTGCTGATATTTGATGAGACCAAAATACAGGCTACCAGAGATCAGGCCTTGGGAAACCTTCAAAAGGACGAGGCCACGCTGGCTTTCAGCAAGACCGAATGGGAAAAGAACCTGGAGCTTTTTAAGAGCGGGGCCATTAGTCAGACCCAATATGACCAGAAATTTTCGGTCTATAGGACCTCGGTGGGTCAGGTGGAGGCCGACAGGGCCGCGCTGGCCAAAGCCAACGAGGACTTGAAAAAAACCAAGGTGCTTGCGCCTATTCCCGGCCTCCTTTCGGACAGGTACGTTGAAAAAGGCGACTGGGTCTCTGAAGGCCGAAAGTTGTTTCAAGTCAGTGATTACAGCAAGATCCGCCTGGAGGCCTTCATTTCCGACCTGGACGTGGGCAAGTTGAA
It includes:
- a CDS encoding efflux RND transporter periplasmic adaptor subunit; the encoded protein is MDWKTMITGRIVAILACCLLIFTACSRKQESKPPPPAMSVGVVTLDRGNIEQTLDVSGTLTYVANTTVSAEVSAQVKSIEVYDGEPVALGQLLLIFDETKIQATRDQALGNLQKDEATLAFSKTEWEKNLELFKSGAISQTQYDQKFSVYRTSVGQVEADRAALAKANEDLKKTKVLAPIPGLLSDRYVEKGDWVSEGRKLFQVSDYSKIRLEAFISDLDVGKLNVKKAVTDGVDAEVTVDSYPGTVFKGKLTYIQPVANQSRLFQIRIYLENPEMQLLQGMFARGRIVVKVTPDMVRVPISGLLEQVRENDSNTVFVVDQEEKAKLVRIKIGKSDARNAAVLEGANVGDKVVVRGKEILSSGQPLQVTELPRTRDGFQQAGNSTSQQAGEKGPDTSGNASKSNSSPHEGQK